A stretch of DNA from Ochotona princeps isolate mOchPri1 chromosome 13, mOchPri1.hap1, whole genome shotgun sequence:
GAGACAGATGTGATCTCAGATATCTACTAATCTAACCCAGCTCTATTCTAGGAAGTTAGAATTGGTGACAGAGTAAAGCATCATCATGTATCAGTACAaaactttacattttttaattatttgacaaTAAAACTTTCAGATATGTATGGAGTGCCATATGATTATTTGACACATTTAAATATTGTACCATCCCATTATGTTAACCATATCTATGTGtttcttttaggtttttttaattggaaagtcagatttacagagagaatgagaaacagagagaaagatcttctgttcactgattcattccccaagtggccgcaaaggcagagctgagtttatctgaagccaggaatcaggagtttcttccgggacTCCTACACAGATACAGACTGGGCaccagcacccatcagcacacacaagaccaggTGCGAACCTGGTAGAGGAGTTGTGGGTTGCCATTACTATGGCTCATGCCTGCAACAGCGGATACAGTTGGTTAaaccagtctgggtctccccctAACTCAGTTCACATCAAGGTCAATAGGAGTTGTAGCCTTGACTGGCCCCATCTTCCCCCAGTCCCTGCTCTCATGTTCAGCACAAGAAGCAGATAGTACCCACTAATCGaactaacaaaagcaaaaaggcagagggagaatgaACCAAAAGAAATAGAACAATGGGCATTTCATACATTGAATAATCAGGAAGCATTACAAGCaattatatgccaacaaatcagacgACCTAGAAGAAAATGACATGTGTGTCCAACATGACACATGTGTTCCAAATGACACGTGTGATGCATGTGTCCAAAATGACGCATTTGATGCATGTGACACCTGATGCATGTAGTTGTGTGTAGCAGTGTTGTTTAGTTGTGTAGCTGTGTAGTTGTGTTATATACTTGTGTGGTTGTGTTGTGTAGTTGTGTTGGGACTGCAGTGTCATTGCAGTGAATGCAGTGAATGGAGCACGTGACACACATGTCCAAAATGATGTGTATGACACGCATTGCTCATGTGACATGCATGTGACCTCCTCCCATTAATTCATTTTAATGGGATATAATAATGTCATtctctaagtaaataaatgaaatgatttttatgaGGCTTCAATATCACAGACTCCTGTTACTAAGGTGAAGTACTCCTGACAGAAGACTTGAGTTAAGAAGTAAATACTAGggtaaattatttcttttacatGTGCCTATTATAATCTCTATGTAATTTCCAATCTGCCTAGGAATTTGAAGTCTGTTTCATGTTTCCCAAGTAGAGCTGGTATGCATAATTTCCCCATGTACACATTCTTGCACCACATATAGTGAAAGTGTTAGGTGAAACTCCTTACTTCTGATTCCTGCCTTGCCAACTAAAGTCCAACAAGAGATTGTGCGTGTGGTTGGCAGAAATCGGAGCCCCTGCATGCAGGACAGGAGCCGCATGCCCTACATGGACACTGTCATACACGAGATCCAGAGATACATTGACCTCATCCCTAACACTCTGTCCCTTTCTGTGACTCAGAACATTCAGTTCAGAGGATACCACATTCCAAAGGTGAGAGGCCTGTTATCTATGCTCCACTTTACCAATCTGAGGACACAACCATAGTACAATGATAGACTATTGACTATTAAGCCTTCTATGAGTTTGTAATCTCATTCTGTGACTGCATACTACTTCCTTTCAATTTGTTgcaaaaattctaaataaatcgTGCTTAGTCTTACAAATATATTTCAGTACATACACAGTTCCATTCACTGCATATCTGCTGATCAACTTCTTGTAAGGTTCCCTGTTTTTTGTTATGAATTTTATTACTCTTATGCATTAATCAGAGTCCTATTGACCCAGTTTGTTCAGGCAGaaattgttttgaaaacaaaCTGATAGGAACTCTCTATGTAGGTAGCATTTTCCTTTTGTCCCTCAGACACAAATACTATTCTTTCCTTAAATGTTGGTTGATTTATGTGAACTGTGTGATATTCACATGcatcacaatacagatttaggcaTTTAGTTATATGGCGACTGTTATTCTCCTTCTTACCCACAGTCCATGCCCACCTTTTTTTTATGAATTCAAATGCCAGAGAAAATTAAGGAGAGTCATTGGCAAGCCAAAGCAGGACAGAGATGCACTAGCGACAaatatctgaaataaaaaaaaaaaactgtacaatgacACTACCTTGACGAGGTCCTTGGTTCCAATGGCCAGTCTCAGGCAGCAAATGTTCCTAAGCTAAGTGGACACATGCTTTGAGTTCGGCCTCTGCCTGTGTGTACCATGAAGCTTAGTGGACACATGCTTTGAGTTCGGCCTCTGCCTGTGTGTACCATGAAGCTTAGTGGACACATGCTTTGAGTTCGGCCTCTGCCTGTGTGTACCATGAAGCTAAGTGGACACATGCTTTGAGTTCGGCCTCTGCCTGTGTGTACCATGAAGCTTAGTGGACACATGCTTTGAGTTCGGCCTCTGCCTGTGTGTACAATGAAGCTAAGTGGACACATGCTTTGAGTTCGGCCTCTCACTGTGTGTACCATGAACCTCCTGAGGACCTGCTTCTGGTTGAGATGGTGATTCGTTAGCAAACAAAACACCACATGCATCATGTCAATATAAAATATGGCTCCCCATACTTAAAGCTTTTTCCATTTTGGAATCTTCAAGTCTGTATCACTATTAGCAGCTTCTGGTGTATTTCAAATTGTATCCAATAGCCATGCTGTACAGCCTGAATCAACTTGCTTCACCAATTTCCATGATACTTCAGCCCTGAACATCTTCAGACTCCTAACTCTCCAACATCTTTTCCTCAGTAACACATCTTTCCTCTACATAGAATTTCAGAGCCACTGGATGGAAATTCTGTGATGCCCTTCATCTTTACTTATtgaatttatctgtttatttttattagaaaggtaggtttacagagagaaagagagagagaagaatcatCCATCCCGTGGTTCACACCACAAATtaccataatgaccagagctgagtcagttcaaagccaggaacgtgGTATTTCCTCTGGGCacccaacacaggtgcagggtcccaaggctttggactatctttACTGCTCTCCAAGGGCCACAACAAAAGAACTAGATGGGAAgggcagcagccagaacatgaacaggtgaccacatgggatcccagtgctttcaaggtgaggatttagacattgtGAGTTAATTTGCTTCTATTCTTTGGGCATGCCATACTTCAGGCCAGATTCCTTGCTCTGAATTTTGGCATTATGGGTGTCACCAGAGAATATCTGAAACACCAAGTGTATTCTCTGGAGAATGACTTGGTTATCCCTTAACTCCTTCTATCATTGCACAAGGGCTCATATCTACTGGTGCTTCTGAAATCTCAAGGAATCATGGTAACTCtatatgcactttttttttatgtCGAGTGATATCAACCCACAGTCATTGTGTTAAGACAATGGATTTGTACACTTTTGAGAACACTACTACTCAAATATTACTCCTTCTCTGGAATCTTCCTCATAAGTTCCAGGAGTCAATTTTTTATCTCTGCTGCTTTAATTACAAAGGAAAACCATATGCCATGCTCTCTGGGAAGGAGAAATGATATTCTGAACGTAATCATTATAAGAACAGTCATACTTTCTTGTTTTCATGAGTTCAGCAGGATAAATTCTGTGATAAGGTAAGAAGCATCTGCGGTTACCAGCTGCTCTGATTGATGGGAATACAAGTTTCAAGAGTATGGCTGGTCTTACTGTAAGCTACACTGAGGGCATTACCCTATGTGTAAAGGGAATGCCCTGATTTGCAGAGACATCAACACTATTTTTGCTAGTTATTGTCAGGGGAAAGGAAACAATGGAGTATTTTAGTGACGTGTAGGTCTTTGTGTCAGGTTATAAACTGATGGCGATGGGTTTGAAGGCAGTGAATGGTGTCCTGTACATATCCTATATGACTTCAGAACTGTTAGTTGGGACACTGATTTATTCTGTGTCATCTGAACCAaatattctccttttctttcatgTTTCATTCTCATCATTTATGACACAAAAGCATTACATGACAAAGTTCTCATTTTCTGTTGGTGTATATGCTTTATGCACTCTATCTGTGTGTTTCTCTATCAGGGCACAGAAATATTACCATCTCTGACTTCTGTCCTGTATGATGAGAAAGAATTTCCCAACCCTGAGAAGTTtgaccctggccacttcctggATGCAAGTGGCAATTTCAAGAAGAGTGACTACTTCATGCCTTTCTCCACAGGCAAGCAAACTTTCTTTTCTCTAGATTTAACtattattgggaaggtagatttgcagagaaagcaagaaagagagagagaaatcttcatccactgatttattcccaaaAATGGTCATCATGGGAGTAGCTAACATGTTTGTAGCCAGGATGCAAAAGCCATTCATGGATCTGCCTtatgggtcagggtcccaaaggtCTCAACCATCCATCACTATTCCCCAGGCTACATGTATGAAGCTGGtctgtaaacaaaacaaacaggatGCAAATCGTTGCAAAAATGAGATGCCAGTACTTGTAATCAGAGAATTAGCTAGATCCACTAAGGGCCAAGGTAACTTTCCTTTTCATCTCCATGGCAGATGAGATGAAGTTGGGCTTTTCAAGCAGGCTCCTCTGAACTTGCCATAAGTATGAGGATAGTGGAGCTGCATTTTGCTTGAGTTGGAGGCATCGCTTCTAAGGTCCAGGCAGTTTTTCCTTGGGATGCAGGCAGCATTCAAAGTGTCTGCTTCCTGATGAATCCTGAGATTTTCAAACTCTCCTAGAACCCCAGTCCTATCAAGGCTCTCCTCATCAACTCCTGAAGCCAGTTCATTCAGTACAGTATCCAGAGCTTGCCACATGTAGCAATCCCTTGCACTCACTCAAAAATAGCAAAGTGAGTGGGAAACAAGTGCCTCCTAATAGAGAAAGAGGAACAATCAGACTATGTGACTCAAGCATGAGGAATGGTTTGCTGGAGGCTCCAGACTTCGGCTAAGTATGCACTCAGAAGCAAACATACTTGTTTACAGGGAAATTGTCATGGAGAAAACAACGCATTTGAATCATCCCTCAATTTGTAAGAGATCCAGGAAGAAACAGATGCCACAGTTATAAAGATTTAAATGATCAGTTTACTGAACAGATAGTTTCTTTAGATGGGGCTGGAAAAATGGAAGTAAATATGCGGAGAAGCAGTGAAGACTCATTCCATGAGGAAAACgaacccatcctggttctgtaGGGTCACAGGAAGGAGGGTGGCCCTGAAACCTGGGCAGACCTTTAGCTTGAGGAAGTTGATGTCTCACCAGGAAATGCATCTTTGTGAAGATGAATATGAACATGAATGATGGGATTTAGAGAGTAAATAGTCTGGCCTTTCTCACATCTGATCTTCTGAATTTATTCATAATCCAAAGGGGAGATTATATCCACGTTATCAAGTCTAGAGGACTGTGTTGGCTGTGCACAGTAAGGCTAAAACGACAAATACAGGAGCATCTAGATAGAGACAGAATAGAGAGTTTTCAGTATAATCTAAAAAACAACTAATAGGCAgattgcaaagtgaggattttttcTGTATAAGTAACTGAAAGATAGGCAGAAATAAGACTTTTGCTCTTGACTGGGAAAAACAAATTTCTCTTGAGAGACTTTTCATAGTGCAGTCCCAGGAGTGTGTGCAATGTTTGTAGATAATCCCTAACAAGCCACTGCTCATTCATGCCTTTTCTGCCTACTTTATTTGAAGCCAGACCAGCTTTTGTCCTGATCCTTTTGCTATCATTGAAAGATTTGCATTTTTCCTTAACATATTTACTCCAGGAGTCAGATTAGTTActtacataacattttaaaatgcaccaTAGTAGTTACATGATTGATTTGTTGAAATAGGTAAGGTAGAATTCTGTACACCAATGATGCATTACGGATATTATAAAGCAATCTATGATGTCTGGGTTGAATCCAAAACCATATGCAGTTTATCTTATGGTGGGACACAGGGGAACAGCTCTCCCATTAAAGGAAGCATAAGGGTCTGAGATGAACTGCAGGTGGCCAGTATGTTTGGGTTCTGGTGCATGGTCAGTAACTGTTGAATGTGGAGAACCTGATGGAAGGAGTCAAAGGGCTAGAACCTCCTGGATGGTGtggggaatttcttttttttattgaatttattcattaattacattgtgttgtaattacatagaatctgggattctcccccctccctccccccatggtgggtgtGGGGGATTTCACGGACAGGTTCACATTCCCTATTCAAAAatacaaagtgaaataaaactaATAATGTCCCTATCACATCAATGCTGTatgaaataatacataaaaatacagaAGATTCTTTCTAAACTATTCAAATTAgggcagataaaaataaaatagaatgagaAAAAATGTAACTACATATGACTTTTATAAGATATGGCTTTTGTTCCTGTTACTGCTGTATTTTGTAAGCTTTTGAAAACTATTTCATTGGGTGTGTGACGAGACTGAGATATGCTTCCGAATAcaattgtgggaaaataaatctgTTGTTAAATTTTGGGTCAGAGGCGGAAAAGCACAGTGTTTGCATCATGCCAATttggatgtgtgtgtgagtgtgtgtatgtgtgtgtgtgtgtttgtgtacatgtgtgcaaaAAAGGAGCACTGCCAAGCCTCAGCACAGTAGTCCTAAGGGGTTGCACACAAAATGTTTATTCCCAGGACATATACACATTAACACGTGGTGAGGAAATGAAGTTACCTTTCTGTCTAAGTAGAAGTGAATTTGTTCATCAGCTTCTCATTAGTATCTTTATTGAGTTCATGGTTATCTGTGTCTACTGTGTGTATAGTTAATGTTGTGTCTCTTTTAGGAAAAAGAGCTTGTGTTGGAGAGGGACTGGCCCTCATGGagctggttttaatcctgaccACCATCTTGCAGCACTTCACCTTAAAACCACTGGTTGATCCAAAGGCTATCGACCCCACCCCCGTAGATAATGGGTTTATCTCTGTTCCACCCTCCTATGAGATCAGCTGTGCTTTGTTCccatttaaagaaaataactgACCCCATCTGAGCAAGTCAAATGGTTTCAGGCATGTGTGTCACCTGTTACTCACCCAGTCCTCACCAGTGAGGAGACCTGAGAAGACCATCCCTAAGCACATCTTCGCAAGTCTTCTGTCCCTCAAACTCTATTTGTTGATTTCACCAATGCAGGAAAGCACACTTTCATCCTCCATAAAATTCTCCTGATAATAAAACCTGGAATTCATAAGTTGCATTGCATTGGTGGTATGTACCTAGTGAAAACACATTATAACTTCCATGTTCTATTTTATTAACATTAAGAATGAGGAAGAATGTTTGCAGCACAGCAGCCCAAGATGCCTccaggacacccacatcctgtattgATGTACCTGAGCTGGGTCCTACTTCTGCTCACTATTCCAGATTTTGGCTAATTTGTACACTGTGAGGAAAGAGGTAAAGCCCAATGGTTTCAGCTGCTAACCCCCACATGAGACCCTAATTGTGTTTTTGGTTCTCAACTTAATCCTCATCAATCCCTTGCTGTTTCACATACATTGGAAGGGAAATAGTAAATGAGAAAGCTCTGCCTATCTCTTTCAATtcctatcaaaataaaattaggattgggtccagcatgatagtgtagtggttaaggtcctcgccttgcacgcaccgccccgggatcccatataggtgccagttctaatcccggccatcccacctcccatccagctccctgcctgtggcctgggacagcccaaggccttgggatcctgcaactgcatgggagacccggaagaggctcctggcttcagattggctcagttccagccattgcagctgcttggggagtgagtcattggacggaagatcttcctctgtctctcatctctgtatatctgcctttccaataaaaataaaataaatctttaaaaaaaataaaattaggattttaaaaattaaaggaagttataaaattaaataaaatctatcCTATTGTGTTTAAACATTTATGCATAATATGAAACATGAATTTTTCATTACCTCTAACTCTCTAGTTTCCTGTTCATGTGACAAtttcatatgtgtatttataATGTTTGGCTATGTGTGCTGGTGTTTAACCATTTCTGGACAAGCAGTCAGGCTCATGCTGTTCCCCATTTGGACAGTCAACTCACCAGATAAGGTTGCTATGAGAAACCAGTTTACTTCAAGAATCTGGAATCTTTTTCCTCTATAGTCCTGAGGATCCAGTTAGGAAAGGTAAGAAAATAGTTGGTATCTAAATTACAAATGAACTCAGATCATAAGTTTACTCACATGACAAGATcctatgaaaaacaaaacaaacaaaaaacagactgCACATGCAAAAAAAACTTGAGAATGAATCAAATTTGCAAAAGCACATGATGAAAGGCAATGCATAGAGACAGGATGGCCAATCAGGTTAGGAAGGTGTAGCCCTATAGTGCAGAGAGAGCATTGGGACAAAATACATGAGCTGTTCAGAGCTGGAGTAGGAAAATCCCCAACGTAGCTGAGCTACTACCCCAGACAGTGACAGCCAGATTATTCTGTTTCCTATTCCTCACATACTGAAATCTGTAAACTCGTTATAAAAATCCATGTTGTCTTTATCTTCCTGTGCTTGGAGCTGTTACAATTTCTCTCATGGATTTGAGAAAAGTTTTATATGACATTTCTATGCATGGTGGTCTATACACTGTTgtgattgctttgtttttttacagAATAATCTGGCTGTCACTGTCTGGGGTAGTTTTTTAGGAATACTTCGATTTTCTAATGTCTGGGGTTGTATTTGGGGCACATGGAGCATGGGTATGAAGAGAGGAAGTTCTTTCTCAACAATCTCCTTAGAGTCCAGATGTGTGTACATACCAGCTGGCCTGAAAGGCAGCTTAGAAAAAAACAGTGAGAGCAAGAGACCTTTACCAAAAAAAGGCATAACAACAGAAGCTTAAAATCCatgttgttttaaaacatttttaaaaatattataggtATATggctttttagaatattttaaaattagtgttATTAATTATCTTGTGGTACACctccatagtctctgggatttcttttcccctttcccaaatctcctccccctcactgatttcccccccTATTTTGAGACTAGTATTGTCttttataaatattcataagtctatcattctgtttTATCCTGAATTATCATTGTCTTTTCAATTGCATTTATCCTCTTTTCCACACAGATTATTTTCTTGCTACTCTTAATatagaaatacagattttttttaaatactcacGATCCAGTTCATtcttataataaataaatgtggatTTTTAGGTAAGGTACTAACAACTGTGTAAGAGCTTTGGAAGTATACTGCCTAGGAATGACTGGAAGACATGCCTGGAAGGGGATAAGAATATGAGACATGTACTCTTTCTATTGATCTATAAGTACTTAAGTACTCATACTAAaacttgtttttcaatattttcattgaaatatAATTCACATATCATTTATTTCTCTCAGTGTTAGCTTGGGCAGAGCAGAATGCTGGTCTGAGGCAGAGTGAGTCCAGGGGATCATCCAGGACTAATCTCTTTAGGTATGTCTGGAATGCCCAACAGGcaccacccccagacccagtctcAGCCCACCAAGATGAGTACATTCACTCAACCCCAGTCACTGCTTGCCTGTGCAAAtggaggagctgctgccttctcccacccCCTCTGCCTAAGACGTGTAAAACCCCAGTGCTGTATATTCTGAACAGCCATTTTCCTTATGCATTGCCATGTGGAAGTGTCCCACTGTCTCCCACAGGGGAGCAATCCATCAGACTCCCCTCTGACTAGTAAAACACTTTGCCTGAATTAGAagccctctctttttctctggcattctgtcatattctctctctctctctcccccacccgcCCCTCTGAACATAACATTTCCTTGCGTAACTCTGGAGAAGGCCAGGGACTGACCTCTGGCCAGAGCCAGGTCTCTGATTAGGAGCCAAAATGTGGCTCTGAAATTCTCTTCCTCTGAACTCCCTTTGTTTATGTTGCAAGCAGTGGGTGAGGGCCAAAGATTGACAGCCAAGCACCCAGCTCTGGTCACCTGGGAAGACCGCCAGCCAGGCTGTCCCACGTGATTGgaccctgtcctccatcttgcctTTCTTCTCCCTTGCCTTTCATAGTCTCCCTTCTGAAGGTGGCATGCTGTCTCATATCTTCTTTCCCCACTGGGAGATCTGAGCTGCCGAAATCGCTTCTTCTGACCGCGACGGGGTTAGATTGTAAAGGAATCCTCTCTTAGCCTTTCCACCATTGCTAACTCTACAGGCCACATCAGTCAGAGCAATGAAGATTCTTCTCACTGTGGGTGACAGGCGAGTGTAAACTGTCCTTGAAACTCTCTTCAGACTTTTGCTCTTG
This window harbors:
- the LOC131481796 gene encoding cytochrome P450 2C30-like is translated as MPYMDTVIHEIQRYIDLIPNTLSLSVTQNIQFRGYHIPKGTEILPSLTSVLYDEKEFPNPEKFDPGHFLDASGNFKKSDYFMPFSTGKRACVGEGLALMELVLILTTILQHFTLKPLVDPKAIDPTPVDNGFISVPPSYEISCALFPFKENN